Part of the Elusimicrobiota bacterium genome is shown below.
ACTCCGCGACCTTCGCATCCTTGAACCTCCAGGGAGAGACTCTGCCGGGGTCATCCTCGTTCTTGACCAGGCCGTAGCGCTGTCCCCGGTCGGGGAAGCGGTCCACGAGGACCTTCCCATCCCGGGCCAGGAAGAACATGGGGCTGTACCGGTAGATGATCAGCGTCGAATACAGCCAGTAGCCCCTCTCGCCGAAGCTCCTCTTAGTCGCGGCCTCCAGGTTGACGCGGATGTCGGCCAAGGTCGTCCAAGGCGTGAACAGGATGAACCCGAACTCCACCAGCTCGCCGCCGCCCTTGAACGGCCGGAACACGCCGGGATAGGAGCCCTCCCACTTCCTGGTCAGGGCCAGGAGCCTGTCCACCTGGGCCGCGATGATGTCCTTGTTGAAGCGCGCGTTCTCCGACTCGGAGAAGTTCTCCACGCCCATGCTGAGGATGCGCACCTCGTGCCCCGCCCGCGCCAGCGCGGGCAGGGCGCGCTCGATGCGGCGGCGGGCGCGGAGCACGTGGTCGATCCGCGGATTGAACAAGAACACCGCCGGCGGGAGCCGCAGGCGCAGCACGATGTCGAAGACCTCGTCGAACCTCTCGAAGGCGCGGATGTCGTAGAACTCGTAGACGCCTTTGTCCCGGCCGCCTCGGCCGGAGGTCTTCAGGATGCCGCGCAGCTGCTTCTCCACCAACTCCAGCAGGTCGGCGCGGGGCGAGGTCAGCGACTCCCGCTGGCTGTCGCAGAAAGCGCAGCCGCGAGGCTCCTGCGCGGGGGATGCCGCCGCCCGCAGCACGCCCCGGAACCAAGGATTGGCGCGCACCAGGCGCCGGTTCGCGCAGAGCACCCCGCTCACGATCGAGATGTGGGCCCGCGAAGCCCGGGCGGTCGCGTTGGCCATCACCGCGGCATAATCGGGCGCCACGGCCTCGATGAGGTAGCCGCGCTCCAGGTCCGGAGCGGCCAGCCCCAGCCAATCGAGGAACCAGCCGCATCTCGCGAAATAGCGCGGGTCGTCGGGGCTGCTCGCCATGACCTGGGAAGACGGCTCCCCCTCGGGACTGCGGCCCCTGCGGACGCCTCCGCGGGGACCCGGGATGATGCTGTCCGTGTGAGGGGAACCCGGGATCCTCCTGCGGGAGCCCGCCACGCCCATGACCGCGAACGCGGGCCGCGGACTGGCGGCCTGGAGGCAGCCGAGAGCCGCCCCCGCCAGAGGCTCGCTGCTAAGGATGTGGGTGGGCCGGAAACGGCCGATGCGGGCGGCCAGAGCCTTGAGATCGGCCGCGGAGAGCTCCAGGCCCGCCCCTTCGGCGTCTTTGCCGAAACAAAGCCATTGCGCCGGGACGTTGAACCGCCGGGCCAGTCCCTGCAGGAACGGGAACAGCAGGCTTCTCTCGTTGCGCTGCAGAGCGCTCGGGAAGAACTCCAACAGCATCAGGCGCGGCATCGTCTCTCCGTTGCCTCCGGACCCGGCGAGAGCCATCATACCATAGCCCCGGTGGGTTTGATATATTATGAGCTTGGACCCGGCTCGCCGATGCGCGTGACCCCCCGCCTGCTTTTTCTGGAGTTCCTCTGCCGCTACGAAGAGCGGTGCGAGACCTCCATGACCTACCCCTTCTTGAAGGGGCTGGCGCGGGACCTCGGCGTGCCGGCGCGCTGGCTGTACTTCGTGGTCACGCCGAACATCTGCTGGGAGAAGCCCGCCGGCCGGGTGCTGCGCGCCGACCTCCCCGGGCCCGAGCTCGCCTTGCTGCGCGGCCAAGTCGAGGAATTCCGGCCCACCCATATCGTGGTCAACGAGATCCCCGCCCCTGGGCTGCGCCGGGCGCTGCGCGCCGCCCGCGGCGCCAAGCTGCTGGTCCTGCCTTCCGAATGGGACACCGAGGCCTTCCACTGGGGGGAGCAGGACGACCCGGGGATGGGCCCGTACCTCTCCCTCGTCGGCCGCGCCCGGCGCAACGAGCTCCAGCGGCCGGGCTGGTTCCTCGATTGGCTGGGCGCGGGCGGCCACCCGCGGGCGCAAGCGCACCTCTTCGACGCCGCCGAGCCGGACTACGAGGCCACCGCAGGCGGCGCGGCCGGGGCCGGCGACACCGATTTCCCGCTGATCCTCGTGGGCGGCCGGAGCTGCAAGGGCCGCCCCAGCGTCGCCGGCAACCCGCGCTTCCGGGGCCTGGATGCCGCCCGCCTCGCGCGGGGCTGCAGCTTCTGCGGCGGCTCGATCGAGGAGAACCCCCGCGACGGCCACCGGCGGGACTCGCTGGCCCTGGCGGAGCTGCAGCTGCGCCGGCACGAGGCGACCGACCCCGGCCGCCGGCGCAGCCGCGCCACCTTCATCGTGCACGACCTCGGGCTGTTCTTCAAGATGGACGAGTTCTTCGCCATGGTCCGCCGCAACGGGTTCCGGCCGGGGCTGTTCATCTTCTGCCCCCGGATCGACGACGTGCTGGGCGCCCGCGAGCGCATCGAGGCGGTCCTTCCGGTGGCGGCGGCCGGCGGACACCGGCTGCGTCTCGAGATCATGGGCATCGAGAACTTCTCCCCCGAGGTGATGGAGCTCTACAACAAGAAGGTCACCGTGGCCCAGGTCGACGAGCTGATCGCCCTCATGGACCGCTGGAACAAGGGATGGCCGGGCGTGTTCTCCCTCTTCAAGGGCGGGAAGAACTGGCTGATGCTCCTGTTCACCCCCTGGACCACTCTGGCCGAGCTGCGCGTGAACTTCACCGAGGCCGCCCGGCGGGGCTTCGCGGGAGAGCAGCTCTGGATCTGCTCAAGCCTGCTCCTGCGCAAGGGCACGGCGCTGGAGGCGCTGGCCAAGCGCGAGGGCGGCATCATCGTGCCCGAGTTCGAGGACCGCGGCCTCCTGTTCTTCCCGGCTTTGGGCATCCGGATGCTCTGGGGGTCCACCCCCTGGCGGTTCAAGGACCCAAAAGTGGCCGACTTCTTCCGCGTCCTGGTGCGCGTCTTCGCGGCCGTGGAGCACGGCGACGCCCGCCCGCTGTTCCGCGGCGACCCCGAGTTCGACCTGCTCCACCGGATCTATTGCGACGCGCCGGAGGGCGCGCCGCCGCCCCAGCGGCGCCCCCCCTGGTCCCTGCTGGACGTCGCGCTGGAGATGATCCGGCTCCTCGAAGCCTCCCCCGCGCCGCCCTCGCGGGAGGAGCTGCTGCGCACGGCCGTCGCCCGGGTCAAGGAGAAGTCCCCCCCGCCGCCGCCCCCGGAGGCGGCCGGCCAGGGTCCCGGCGGAGCCGGCCTGTCCGGCCCGGAGGCCGTGGGCGCTTTGGGCCGGCTGGAACGGACGGCCATCGACGACGTCAGCCGCCTGCTCAAGACCCGCGGGGCTCCGCAGCTGGGCCGGCTCGCCATCACCGCCGCGGGGAGCCTGCCCGGCTCGGGGCTGCGCCTGTCCTTGCTCATGGACGGGCGGGAGATGGTCATCAGCCTGCTGGGGCGCAGGAGCCCGGAGTCCGCGTTCTTCACGTCGCGGCTCTTCAAGGTCATCTATTGGAGCGAGACCCCGCCGCGGACGCCGGAGCAGACGCGGCGGCTGCGCCTGCTGGTCGCCTTGATCGAAGGCCGCCTGCAGGCGCTGCGCGCGCGCGCGCCGCGGACCCGCCAGCCCCGGAGCCGGCGGGCTGCTTAGACCCTCGGGATTGCAATAGCTTACCTATAGTCTAAGCCGAGTCATGCTTTAGATTCCTACAAGGGAGAGCGCGTTCAGGGCAGGGATGAGAGCCAGCGGCTGGCCGTCGCGATGAGGATCCTGTGGTTCCCGTTCTGGTGGTATTTGAAGACGCCGTCGCGGTCGACCAACTGCACCGCGGGAACACCGAGCATCCGCTGGAACTTCATCAGGCTCGGCGCCGGAGCGTCGTCCGATGATTTGACTTCGACCAGCAGCAGCGGCCTGTTGCCCTCGGCGACCAGGAAATCGACCTCCTCCTTCTCCTTGTTGCGCAGGTAATTCAGGGAGAACCTGCCCAGGCCGAGCTCATTCCAGTTGCGGACCGCGCGGAAAAGCTCGAGCGCCGCCATGTTCTCGACCCTGGCGGCCCGGTCGCCGATCTCCGGATAGTCGTAGAGGTATATCTTCTTCTCTTTGAGTATGGCCCTGGATATCTTGCGGGTCCACGGCGAGATCCTGAAGGTGAGGAAGAAGGAATCGAAAAGCGAGAGCCAGCGGTTGACGGTGTCGAAATTGGTCCGCAAGTCGCCGGCGAGGTTGTTGACGGAGACCGGACTCCCCACCCGGGACGGCAGGAGGGAGAACAGGGCTTCGACCGCATCCATCTTCTTGAGGCCGCTGAGGTCGCGGATATCTTCGCGTATGAGCTGTTTCAGATAATTGGCGGACCAGCGCGTCCAGAACGCGCTTTCCCCCTTGAGGTAGGGCTCGGGAAACCCGCTGGCGTTGAAAAGCGTGCGCCACAGACCGGCCGTGACGGTCTTGTCGTTGAGATCGAATTCTGAAAGCGGATCGCGAGTGAATTCCTTGAATGCCCGCCGCTGCCCGCTGAGCTCGGCGATGGTCAGGGGAAACATGTGCAGATGGAAATATCTGCCGGCGAGAGAATCGCCTCCCTTCTGATAGACGTCCAGCCTCCCGCTTCCGGAGACCAGGAACTTGTAGGCGCCGGAGAACTCGTCATAGACGCCCTTGAGATAGTTCTTCCAGCCGGAGTATTTGTGTATCTCGTCCAATATGACGAGCGGCTGCGAGGCGTCTTTCCTGTTGATCTCCGTGAAGAAGGCGGGCTTCTCATGGATCAGGCGCTTATGGGAGAGGTAGTCCCAATTGAAGTAGAAGTTGTTGGGAAACGAGTCGGCGATCTGGCGGGCGAAGGTCGTCTTGCCTGTCTGCCGAGGGCCGGAAAGGAAGATCATCTGCTTGTCGCGGGACAGGGCATCCCATATGCCGCGATAAAGGCCGCGCTTCAGCATATGACTAATTTATAATAGCAACTTGAAAAAGTCAAGACGTTTTAGAGATGGACCATGAAAAAGTCAGCCCAGACACTCTGCGTCAGAGTGAGCCGCTGGAGCGGGCCCCGCGGGAGATGCGCCAGATCGTGCTGCCCTCCTCCGGGTCGCTGTAGACCCGCCGGACGTAGGGCGTTGACGCGGCCCAGTCCGGCAGACGCAGGAGCGCGGCGAGGCGCGCCGGGGGCAAAGCGCTCCACCGCCCGGTCTGCCGGTCCAGGTGGAGATAATCGACGCCGCGCCGCTGGCAGTCGGCCAGCCAGGAATCCCGGTCCTCCGCGGCCGGCAGCGGCTCGGCGCGGCGGCCGGTCAGCAGGGTCAGCGCGGGGCTGAACATGCTCTGGAAGCGCGCCTGGGGCGGGGTCTCCCGGCGTATCCAGGCCATGGTCCGCGGCCAGAGCTCGGGGGGCTGCTGCCGCCGCTCCCGCGCGTAGACCAGGTCCTCCCGCGCCCCGAGCATGAGCAAGCCCGCGGCCAGGACGAGCCCCGCCGCCCGCCCCGCGCTGAGCATGAAGAGACATGCCAGAGGCAGCAGCGGCAGGAGATATCTGGAGTCGACCGAGCCCCAGGCCGCGTGCAGGGCCAGGACCGCGGCGGAGTACACGGCCGCGGCCTGGGCCCAAGCCCCGGCCTCCCGCCGCCAGAGCCGGACGGCGCCCGCCGCGGCCAGTCCCAGGACGGCGGCGCCGGCCGGGACCAGGACGCCCGGCCCGCCGCGCAGCCCGGCCAGGCCGTGGCCGAAGAGCGTTCCCGTCAGCCGCGCCAGATGGCGCGCCAGTCCGGCCGGCTCGCGCAGCGGCGCGCTGCGCCAGAGCCAGCAGGAGGCGTAGCCCGTGACCGTGCCCGCGACCAGCAGGTTGCGCGCCGCCCAGAGGCACGAAGGCAGCAGAGCCGTCGCGACGAAGCCCAGCGCCGGCCTCCAGCCCTGACGCCGCCACAGGGCCAGGCCCGCGGCCGCGGCGAGCAGCGCCCCGTGCGGCCGCAGGAGCGCGGCCCCGGCGGCCAGCAAAGCCGCCGGCCAGAGCCTGCCCAGGGCCAGGCACTCAAGGACCGCCAGGGAAGCCGCGAGGAAGGCGACGTCCGGCCGCACCAGGCCGGCGTTGCGCAGGAAGACCGGGTTGAGGGCGACCAAGAGGGCGGCGGCCAAAGCGGCTTCCTCAGCCAGGACCCGCCGGGCCAGGCGCCAGGTCAGCCAGACCGCGGCCCAGCCCGCCGCCAGGCACAGCCAGCGCAGCAGGCCCCAGCGCGGATCCACGAGCCGGACGGGGAGGGCGAGCAGGAGGGCGAAGCCGGGCAGCGGCTCGGTAGCCGGCGCGCCGTCCGGAAGAGCGAAGGCGCCGCTGGCGAGCGAGCGGGCCAGCAGGATGTTCAGGGCGTCGTCGTTGTACAGCCCCACCGGGGCGTGCCAGGCCATCCAGACCTGGAAACCGCCCGCCGCCAGCAGCAGGCAGAGCAGGGCGCGCCGCATCCCGCATAACTTAGCATTTCAGTATCCCGCAACGAGCGGGCCGGAAGGGGACAAGGGATTCAAGGCGGCAGAGAGGCGCCGATCTGCGCCCGCAGCTGCTTGATCTCGGGCCGGGACGGATCGAGCTTCTCGGCGGCGGTCAGGGCGGCCAGGGCGTCGGCGTGCCGGCCCAGGCGCAAGAAGGCCGCGGCGGACTCGGTGAGCACCTGAGGGTCGTTGCCCGCGAGATCCAGGGCCAGGGTGATGAAACTGGTGTCGATCGGCCGATGGCCGGCCCCCTGCTCGCGCCGGACCCAGTCGGCGCCGTCGACGGCCAGCGCGCGCGCCGTCTCGCGGCCGAGCTTGGCGTCGAGCGCCGCGCAGTCGGCCAGATCCTGCCTGCCTTTCATGAACTGCGCGCCGGCCGCGCCGGCCAGCGCGCCCTGTTCGACGGGGGCCTTCTGGCCGCGCCAGAGGCGCAGCTGCGCCAGGCCGCGCTGGCAGAGCTGGTCGGCCGCTGAGGCCGCGGGCGCGGCCGGCACAGCCATGCTCGCGGGGGCGACGAGGGGAAAAGCCGGAAGCTCGGCACGGGGGGCGGCGTCCACAGGCCGGTGCCCCCGGCGTATGCTCATGAGGATGCCGGCGGTGAGCAGGCATGCCGTCACTTCGACGATCAAGGCGGGCTTGCGCCTGAGGAACGTAGGCTGGGGCCTGAGCGCCTCGACGCACGCCGCCTCGACCT
Proteins encoded:
- a CDS encoding glycosyltransferase family 39 protein yields the protein MRRALLCLLLAAGGFQVWMAWHAPVGLYNDDALNILLARSLASGAFALPDGAPATEPLPGFALLLALPVRLVDPRWGLLRWLCLAAGWAAVWLTWRLARRVLAEEAALAAALLVALNPVFLRNAGLVRPDVAFLAASLAVLECLALGRLWPAALLAAGAALLRPHGALLAAAAGLALWRRQGWRPALGFVATALLPSCLWAARNLLVAGTVTGYASCWLWRSAPLREPAGLARHLARLTGTLFGHGLAGLRGGPGVLVPAGAAVLGLAAAGAVRLWRREAGAWAQAAAVYSAAVLALHAAWGSVDSRYLLPLLPLACLFMLSAGRAAGLVLAAGLLMLGAREDLVYARERRQQPPELWPRTMAWIRRETPPQARFQSMFSPALTLLTGRRAEPLPAAEDRDSWLADCQRRGVDYLHLDRQTGRWSALPPARLAALLRLPDWAASTPYVRRVYSDPEEGSTIWRISRGARSSGSL
- a CDS encoding ATP-binding protein → MLKRGLYRGIWDALSRDKQMIFLSGPRQTGKTTFARQIADSFPNNFYFNWDYLSHKRLIHEKPAFFTEINRKDASQPLVILDEIHKYSGWKNYLKGVYDEFSGAYKFLVSGSGRLDVYQKGGDSLAGRYFHLHMFPLTIAELSGQRRAFKEFTRDPLSEFDLNDKTVTAGLWRTLFNASGFPEPYLKGESAFWTRWSANYLKQLIREDIRDLSGLKKMDAVEALFSLLPSRVGSPVSVNNLAGDLRTNFDTVNRWLSLFDSFFLTFRISPWTRKISRAILKEKKIYLYDYPEIGDRAARVENMAALELFRAVRNWNELGLGRFSLNYLRNKEKEEVDFLVAEGNRPLLLVEVKSSDDAPAPSLMKFQRMLGVPAVQLVDRDGVFKYHQNGNHRILIATASRWLSSLP